One part of the Sphingopyxis sp. PAMC25046 genome encodes these proteins:
- a CDS encoding Lrp/AsnC family transcriptional regulator has protein sequence MKNSPLIVELDEFDRKILAILGRDGRITFTELAVQVGLSKTPCQQRVKRLVDSGLITGFRAIVDPAKVGLDHVAFTEVKLSDTREEALKQFNKAVRQIPEVEECHMIASSFDYLLKVRTPDIRRYRIVLGEKISSLPHVASTSTFVAMETIREAAR, from the coding sequence ATGAAAAATAGCCCATTGATAGTCGAATTGGACGAATTCGATCGCAAGATCCTCGCGATTCTGGGACGCGACGGGCGGATCACCTTCACCGAGCTGGCCGTGCAGGTCGGCCTTTCGAAAACGCCGTGTCAGCAGCGCGTGAAGCGCCTCGTCGACAGCGGGCTGATCACCGGTTTTCGCGCGATCGTCGATCCAGCCAAGGTGGGGCTCGACCATGTCGCCTTCACCGAGGTCAAGCTGTCGGACACCCGCGAAGAGGCGCTCAAGCAGTTCAACAAGGCCGTGCGGCAGATTCCCGAGGTCGAGGAATGCCATATGATCGCGAGCAGCTTCGATTATCTGCTCAAGGTCCGCACCCCCGACATCCGTCGCTATCGTATCGTCCTCGGCGAAAAAATCTCGAGCCTGCCGCACGTCGCGAGCACTTCGACCTTCGTCGCGATGGAGACGATCCGCGAAGCGGCGCGCTGA
- a CDS encoding transglutaminase family protein: MKLEISASLNYRLSEPVDLMLQIEAANGGGQRVEDASLDLGEPESISRVPAPDGICDPIWLRAEGTLRAEYRARVVVDRPDIDLASLAEVPLHRLPAEAVPYLNESRYCPSNKFHAFVDRRFGELEGGAKIVRMRDWIESRFTYVAGTSTIDTGALDSFVERRGVCRDYAHVMIALARAAHIPARMASVYALGVRPMDFHAVAEVYLDGDWHMVDATGMTRPSGCARICIGRDAADIAFLTAYREIQLVEQSVTVEKV, encoded by the coding sequence ATGAAACTCGAAATCTCCGCCTCCCTAAATTACCGGCTGTCCGAACCCGTCGACCTGATGCTCCAGATCGAGGCGGCGAACGGCGGCGGCCAGCGTGTCGAGGACGCCTCGCTCGACCTCGGCGAGCCCGAATCCATTTCGCGCGTCCCCGCGCCCGACGGCATCTGCGACCCGATCTGGCTGCGCGCCGAGGGCACGCTCCGCGCCGAATATCGCGCGCGCGTCGTGGTGGACCGCCCCGACATCGACCTCGCGTCGCTGGCCGAAGTGCCGCTGCACCGCCTGCCGGCCGAGGCGGTGCCCTATCTCAACGAATCGCGCTATTGCCCGTCGAACAAGTTTCACGCCTTCGTCGACCGCCGCTTCGGCGAGCTCGAAGGCGGCGCGAAGATCGTCCGCATGCGCGACTGGATCGAGAGCCGCTTCACCTATGTCGCGGGCACCAGCACCATCGATACCGGCGCGCTCGACAGCTTCGTCGAGCGGCGCGGTGTGTGCCGCGACTATGCGCATGTGATGATCGCGCTCGCGCGCGCCGCGCATATCCCGGCGCGCATGGCGAGCGTCTACGCGCTCGGCGTCCGGCCCATGGACTTCCATGCCGTCGCCGAAGTCTATCTGGATGGCGACTGGCATATGGTCGACGCGACGGGGATGACGAGGCCGTCGGGATGCGCGCGCATCTGCATCGGCCGCGACGCCGCCGACATCGCTTTTCTGACCGCCTATCGCGAGATCCAGCTGGTCGAGCAGTCGGTGACGGTGGAGAAGGTTTAG
- a CDS encoding YaiI/YqxD family protein, with amino-acid sequence MSAPVILVDADACPVKDEIYRVAWRHEVPVKVVSNSRLRVPEHPLIERVTVSDGFDAADDWIAEAADAKSIVITADILLADRALKAGASVLGPNGKPFTAASIGPAIATRAIMADLRAGMDGRVGGPPPFSKADRSQFLQALDTALVRLKRG; translated from the coding sequence ATGAGCGCGCCCGTGATCCTCGTCGATGCCGACGCCTGCCCGGTGAAGGACGAAATCTATCGCGTCGCGTGGCGGCACGAGGTGCCGGTCAAGGTCGTGAGCAACAGCCGCCTGCGCGTGCCCGAGCATCCGCTGATCGAGCGCGTTACCGTCTCGGACGGCTTCGACGCCGCCGACGACTGGATCGCCGAAGCGGCGGATGCGAAGAGCATCGTGATCACCGCCGACATATTGCTCGCCGACCGCGCGCTGAAAGCGGGGGCGAGCGTGCTCGGCCCGAACGGCAAGCCCTTCACGGCGGCATCGATCGGCCCCGCGATCGCGACCCGCGCGATCATGGCCGACCTGCGCGCGGGAATGGACGGCCGGGTCGGCGGACCGCCGCCCTTTTCGAAGGCCGATCGCTCGCAATTCCTGCAGGCGCTCGATACGGCGCTGGTGCGTTTGAAGCGCGGATAG
- a CDS encoding competence/damage-inducible protein A — MSDERIWTAAVLVIGDEILSGRTQDKNVSQIATWLDVQGIRLREVRIVPDVEDEIVDALNAIRARYDYVFTTGGIGPTHDDITVDAVAKALGVGVIVHPEARAILEGYYSKRGGELTEARLRMARTPEGAELIPNRMSGAPGIRIGNLFVMAGVPHITAGMLDALTGELEGGKPLVAHTIGAWAPESEIADLLRLGEKEHPGVAIGSYPFFRDGKVGANFVIRSVDGAEVAACTQMLTAGFDALGYAVTDGGI; from the coding sequence ATGAGCGACGAACGCATCTGGACCGCCGCCGTGCTGGTGATCGGCGACGAGATTCTCTCGGGCCGAACGCAGGACAAGAATGTATCGCAGATCGCGACCTGGCTCGACGTGCAGGGGATCAGGCTGCGCGAGGTGCGCATCGTTCCCGATGTCGAGGACGAGATCGTCGACGCGCTGAACGCGATCCGTGCGCGCTACGACTATGTCTTCACCACCGGCGGCATCGGCCCGACACACGACGACATCACCGTCGATGCGGTGGCGAAGGCGCTCGGCGTCGGCGTCATCGTCCATCCAGAGGCGCGCGCGATCCTCGAGGGCTATTACAGCAAACGCGGCGGCGAACTGACCGAAGCGCGGCTGCGCATGGCGCGCACCCCCGAAGGCGCCGAGCTGATCCCCAACCGCATGTCGGGCGCGCCGGGTATCCGCATCGGCAATCTGTTCGTGATGGCCGGGGTACCGCACATCACCGCGGGGATGCTCGACGCGCTGACTGGTGAGCTCGAAGGCGGCAAGCCGCTCGTCGCGCATACGATCGGCGCCTGGGCGCCCGAGAGCGAAATCGCCGACCTGCTCCGCCTCGGCGAAAAGGAGCATCCGGGGGTCGCGATCGGCAGCTACCCCTTCTTTCGCGATGGCAAGGTCGGCGCGAATTTCGTCATTCGCTCGGTCGACGGCGCCGAGGTCGCGGCGTGCACCCAGATGCTGACCGCCGGCTTCGATGCGCTCGGCTACGCGGTGACCGACGGCGGGATCTGA
- a CDS encoding glutathione S-transferase family protein: protein MADELIFYTNPMSRGQIARWMLEEVGVPYEPRILDYGTTMKDAEYLKVNPMGKVPAIVHNGKAVTECAAICAYLADAFPEAGLAPDPADRADYYRWLFFTAGPVEQAITAKNFGFEPDADQQRMAGFGSLAAALDTLESAVAGKAFVAGERFSAADVYVGSQIDWGLQFGTIALRPAFEAYAAGLRERPAYQRAKEIDNGLIAEMQAAGTAG, encoded by the coding sequence GTGGCCGACGAACTGATTTTCTATACCAACCCGATGTCGCGCGGACAGATCGCGCGCTGGATGCTCGAAGAGGTCGGCGTGCCTTACGAGCCGCGCATCCTCGATTATGGGACGACGATGAAGGACGCCGAATATCTCAAGGTGAACCCGATGGGCAAGGTTCCGGCGATCGTCCACAATGGCAAGGCCGTCACCGAATGCGCCGCGATCTGCGCCTATCTCGCCGACGCCTTTCCCGAAGCCGGGCTCGCCCCCGACCCGGCCGACCGCGCCGATTATTATCGCTGGCTCTTCTTCACCGCGGGCCCCGTCGAGCAGGCGATCACCGCCAAAAATTTCGGATTCGAGCCCGACGCCGACCAGCAGCGTATGGCGGGCTTCGGCTCGCTCGCCGCGGCGCTCGACACACTCGAAAGCGCGGTTGCGGGCAAGGCCTTCGTCGCGGGCGAGCGGTTCAGTGCCGCCGACGTCTATGTCGGCAGCCAGATCGACTGGGGGCTGCAGTTCGGCACCATCGCGCTGCGCCCGGCGTTCGAGGCCTATGCCGCCGGACTTCGCGAACGCCCGGCCTACCAGCGCGCGAAAGAAATCGACAACGGCCTGATCGCCGAGATGCAGGCGGCGGGCACCGCGGGCTAG
- the gdhA gene encoding NADP-specific glutamate dehydrogenase, producing MAVSDHVDFATFMEGVKRRNPGQPEFVQAVQEVSEDIFDFIADKEEYHAQQILRRIAEPDRVVSFRVCWEDDNGNIRVQRGWRVQNNNAIGPYKGGIRFHPSVTESVLKFLAFEQTFKNALTGLPMGGGKGGSNFNPKGKSVREIMRFCQSFMTELYRHIGADIDVPAGDIGVGGREIGFMFGQYKRITNEFTGVLTGKGLEWGGSLIRTEATGYGAVYFLANMLAAKGQDLVGKSAVISGSGNVATHAAEKIVQLGGKVLTLSDSGGFIHDPDGITQDKIDWVKAHKTHRRGRIEEYCEEFKTATFTPGKTPWGVKCDVALPCATQNELLGEDAKTLVKNGCIAVSEGANMPTNLEGVHVFKDAKIMFAPGKAANAGGVAVSGLEMSQNSGRRAWSEGELQQMLKDIMDGIHKNCLTYGDQGNGYIDYVKGANIAGFKKVADAMLAFGVV from the coding sequence ATGGCAGTTTCGGATCACGTCGATTTTGCGACGTTCATGGAAGGCGTGAAGCGACGCAATCCGGGGCAACCCGAATTCGTCCAAGCGGTGCAGGAAGTGTCCGAGGACATTTTCGATTTCATCGCCGACAAGGAAGAATATCACGCGCAACAGATTTTGCGGCGCATCGCCGAACCCGACCGGGTCGTCTCCTTCCGCGTCTGCTGGGAGGACGATAACGGCAATATCCGCGTTCAGCGCGGCTGGCGCGTCCAGAACAACAATGCCATCGGCCCGTACAAGGGCGGCATCCGCTTTCACCCCAGCGTCACCGAAAGCGTGCTCAAATTCCTGGCGTTCGAACAGACGTTCAAAAATGCGCTCACCGGCCTGCCCATGGGCGGCGGCAAGGGCGGATCGAACTTCAACCCCAAGGGCAAGAGCGTGCGCGAGATCATGCGCTTCTGCCAGAGCTTCATGACCGAACTCTATCGCCACATCGGCGCCGACATAGACGTGCCCGCGGGCGATATCGGCGTCGGCGGGCGCGAAATCGGCTTCATGTTCGGCCAGTACAAGCGCATCACCAACGAGTTTACCGGGGTGCTCACCGGCAAGGGGCTCGAATGGGGTGGCTCGCTGATCCGCACCGAGGCGACGGGTTATGGTGCGGTCTATTTCCTCGCCAACATGCTCGCGGCGAAGGGGCAGGATCTGGTCGGCAAGAGCGCGGTGATTTCGGGATCGGGCAATGTCGCGACGCACGCCGCCGAAAAGATCGTCCAGCTCGGCGGCAAGGTGCTGACGCTGTCCGATTCGGGCGGTTTCATCCATGATCCCGACGGCATCACCCAGGACAAGATCGACTGGGTGAAGGCACACAAGACGCATCGTCGCGGGCGGATCGAGGAATATTGCGAAGAGTTCAAGACCGCGACCTTCACGCCCGGCAAGACGCCGTGGGGCGTGAAGTGCGACGTGGCCTTGCCCTGCGCGACGCAGAACGAGCTGCTCGGCGAAGATGCGAAGACGCTGGTCAAGAACGGCTGCATCGCGGTCAGCGAGGGCGCCAACATGCCGACCAACCTCGAGGGTGTGCACGTCTTCAAGGATGCGAAGATCATGTTCGCGCCGGGCAAGGCCGCCAATGCCGGCGGCGTCGCGGTGTCGGGCCTCGAAATGAGCCAGAACAGCGGCCGGCGTGCGTGGAGCGAGGGCGAGCTGCAACAGATGCTCAAGGACATCATGGACGGTATCCACAAGAATTGCCTGACCTATGGCGATCAGGGCAACGGCTATATCGACTATGTGAAGGGCGCCAATATCGCGGGATTCAAGAAGGTTGCCGACGCGATGCTGGCTTTCGGGGTGGTGTAA
- a CDS encoding tetratricopeptide repeat protein: MSEGNKMTGTATGGMTGTNRAILIAAFILLAAAIGYAIWRDSTPSATGPASEAAAAPSDQLADLEARTQREPDSADAWTALGAAKFDLGDFAGAIAAYEKAVALSPESAGLWSALGEARVMASDSDPMPAAASDAFDKAIALDAKDPRARYFLAVKKDIGGDHKGALDDWFALLADTPQGAPWEADLRRTIEQVGQIHKIDVAERLAATQPRALTADEMPVAARAIPGPSRADMEAASQLPKGQQDAMIEGMVSGLEAKLKANPADVDRWIMLMRSRMTLGETAKAAQALKDGIAANPAEAGRLKAQAQLLGVPGA, encoded by the coding sequence ATGAGCGAGGGCAACAAGATGACGGGAACCGCGACCGGCGGCATGACAGGCACCAATCGCGCGATATTGATCGCCGCCTTCATCCTGCTCGCCGCAGCGATCGGCTATGCGATCTGGCGCGATTCCACGCCGTCCGCCACGGGTCCGGCCAGCGAAGCCGCCGCCGCGCCATCCGACCAGCTCGCCGACCTCGAAGCGCGGACGCAGCGCGAACCGGACAGTGCCGACGCGTGGACGGCGCTCGGAGCCGCGAAATTCGACCTCGGCGATTTCGCGGGGGCGATCGCGGCATATGAAAAAGCCGTCGCGCTTTCGCCCGAATCGGCGGGCCTGTGGTCGGCGCTCGGCGAAGCGCGGGTGATGGCGAGCGACAGCGACCCGATGCCCGCCGCCGCTTCGGATGCTTTCGACAAGGCAATCGCGCTCGACGCGAAGGACCCGCGCGCGCGCTATTTCCTCGCGGTGAAAAAGGACATCGGCGGCGATCACAAAGGCGCGCTCGACGATTGGTTCGCACTGCTCGCCGACACGCCGCAGGGGGCGCCGTGGGAAGCCGATCTGCGCCGCACGATCGAACAGGTCGGGCAGATCCACAAGATCGACGTCGCCGAGCGGCTTGCCGCCACGCAGCCGCGCGCGCTGACCGCCGACGAAATGCCCGTCGCCGCGCGCGCGATCCCGGGGCCGAGCCGCGCCGACATGGAAGCCGCGTCGCAGCTTCCCAAAGGTCAGCAGGACGCGATGATCGAAGGCATGGTGAGCGGCCTCGAAGCCAAGCTCAAGGCCAATCCGGCCGACGTCGACCGCTGGATCATGCTGATGCGCAGCCGCATGACTCTGGGCGAAACGGCGAAGGCCGCGCAGGCGCTGAAGGATGGCATCGCCGCCAACCCGGCCGAAGCGGGACGGCTCAAGGCGCAGGCGCAGCTTCTCGGCGTGCCGGGCGCGTAA
- a CDS encoding MFS transporter — MTPSRTIPFIVATIFMDAVGFGIIMPVLPQLVMEVGKIDLPHAIEVGAWIGLVMAVATFIASPVLGNLSDHFGRRRVLLLALGGLAVDYALLTIVETLPWLFVARALSGIFGGSYAAAQAAIADITAPQERARNFGFVGAAFGIGFVAGPAIGGFLGEMSPRAPFVAAAILAAANMLYGLFIFPETLPPERRRAFDWRRANPLGAWQTMRALPGMDGVAGVLVLWQIASLVYPMTWSFYCIAQLGWTPGMIGASLAAVGVMIALGQVFVVGPAVARFGERDAATLGILVAVAVYVSYAFTTSTIGAFLLLIPVALQAPVQPSLMAMMSRRATAETQGEVQGISAMAMGLGQLVAPLLLTGTMAYFTADKAPVHFPGAAFIVAAIFGLLAIAMLRRLPRAQPADQIPPSVTA; from the coding sequence GTGACGCCTTCGCGCACCATCCCCTTCATCGTCGCGACGATTTTCATGGATGCGGTCGGCTTCGGCATCATCATGCCGGTCTTGCCGCAGCTTGTGATGGAGGTCGGCAAGATCGACCTGCCGCACGCGATTGAGGTCGGCGCGTGGATCGGGCTCGTCATGGCGGTCGCGACCTTTATCGCCTCGCCCGTGCTCGGCAATCTCTCCGACCATTTCGGGCGGCGGCGCGTGCTGCTCCTCGCATTGGGCGGGCTCGCGGTCGATTACGCGCTGCTGACGATCGTCGAGACCCTGCCCTGGCTGTTCGTCGCGCGCGCGCTGTCGGGCATTTTCGGCGGCAGCTACGCCGCGGCGCAGGCGGCGATCGCCGACATCACGGCTCCGCAGGAGCGCGCGCGCAACTTCGGCTTCGTCGGCGCGGCGTTCGGGATCGGTTTCGTCGCCGGGCCCGCGATCGGCGGCTTCCTCGGCGAGATGAGCCCGCGTGCGCCCTTCGTCGCCGCCGCGATCCTCGCAGCCGCGAACATGCTCTATGGCCTGTTCATCTTCCCCGAAACGCTGCCGCCCGAGCGCCGCCGCGCCTTCGACTGGCGCCGCGCCAATCCGCTCGGCGCGTGGCAGACGATGCGCGCGCTGCCCGGCATGGACGGCGTCGCCGGAGTGCTCGTGCTGTGGCAGATCGCGAGCCTCGTCTATCCGATGACATGGAGCTTTTACTGCATCGCACAGCTCGGCTGGACGCCGGGGATGATCGGCGCGAGCCTCGCCGCGGTCGGGGTGATGATCGCATTGGGGCAGGTCTTCGTCGTCGGCCCCGCGGTCGCGCGCTTCGGCGAACGCGACGCGGCGACGCTCGGCATCCTTGTCGCAGTCGCGGTTTACGTTAGCTATGCCTTCACCACCTCGACGATCGGCGCCTTCCTGCTCTTGATCCCCGTCGCGTTGCAGGCCCCCGTCCAGCCGTCGCTGATGGCGATGATGTCGCGCCGGGCCACCGCGGAGACGCAGGGCGAGGTGCAGGGTATTTCGGCGATGGCGATGGGGCTGGGACAGCTCGTCGCGCCGCTGCTGCTCACGGGAACGATGGCTTATTTCACCGCCGACAAGGCGCCGGTGCATTTTCCGGGTGCCGCCTTCATCGTCGCCGCCATCTTTGGCCTGCTGGCGATTGCCATGCTCCGCCGCCTGCCGCGCGCGCAGCCGGCCGATCAGATCCCGCCGTCGGTCACCGCGTAG
- the putA gene encoding bifunctional proline dehydrogenase/L-glutamate gamma-semialdehyde dehydrogenase PutA, giving the protein MIPSPDRAAIRALARRSESDIVAELRAALATSSASVDAVTRRGLDLIRKAKAEGERETLVAQLMNRYRLSTEEGVVLMCLAEALLRVPDNATANALIRDKIAGRHWAEGDDDDSPLVVALSARGLSLGSATLMLDAMGSKAKPLNLLKSMIRRSGEPVIRQAALAAMKLLGQQFVMGETIDAAVKRADKEKSELASFDMLGEAARTADDALRYFDSYAAAIARIGKGAKPGDPHANHGISIKLSALHPRYEYLQTARVRDELIPRVIELAKAARAVNIPLMIDAEESDRLEPHVDVFAALIDAGIADGWTGLGIVIQAYQKRAPAVIDWLANRARARGVKLSMRLVKGAYWDTEIKRAQTLGLSDFPVFTAKLHTDLNYMRCAQLLRDCQDCIYPAFASHNAMTLAFVAELFAGADYELQRLHGMGEGAHDALVALFPPPRPVRVYAPVGTHRDLLAYLVRRLLENGANSSFVHQFSDPDVSAEQLAVDPRSVASAASSNIATGLELFEPARRNSRGYDLGDPGVPEALVAAIGAARRADLVAAPIVGGVARKGKADPVRNPATGAVVGQVIEADAATVADAVAAARKARDNWSLAGGAFRAGRLERAADLLEEHDALFLGLAIDEAGKTLVDAVAEVREAVDFLRYYAAQARADFTYPVALPGPTGERNELMLEGKGVFVAISPWNFPLAIFLGQVSAALAAGNAVLAKPAEQTPLIAHAAVELLLEAGIPGDVLHYLPGRGETVGAALTSHDDIIGVAFTGSTEVARMINRSLAGRDGPIATLIAETGGANAMIVDSTALPEQVARDAVASAFQSAGQRCSALRLLCVQDDVADTMIEMVAGAMAELNVGDPSILATDVGPIIDDEAQANIAAYVAEARAAGRVIAEATRTNLPAGGHFVPPVLIRLDHVTDLKREIFGPVLHVATWKGGELDALIDAINASGYGLTLGVHTRIDGVAARVAARAAVGNVYVNRNQIGAIVGSQPFGGRGLSGTGPKAGGPHYLHRFAEEKSISTDITAAGGNAALMAG; this is encoded by the coding sequence ATGATCCCAAGCCCCGACCGCGCCGCCATCCGCGCCCTCGCCCGCCGCAGCGAATCCGACATCGTCGCCGAGCTGCGCGCTGCCCTCGCAACCTCTTCGGCGAGCGTCGATGCCGTGACGCGCCGCGGGCTCGACCTGATCCGCAAGGCGAAGGCCGAGGGCGAGCGCGAAACGCTCGTCGCGCAGTTGATGAACCGTTATCGCCTGTCGACCGAGGAAGGCGTCGTGCTTATGTGCCTTGCCGAGGCGCTGCTGCGCGTTCCCGACAATGCAACCGCCAACGCGCTGATCCGCGACAAGATCGCCGGGCGCCACTGGGCCGAGGGCGACGATGACGACAGCCCGCTGGTCGTTGCGCTGTCGGCGCGCGGCCTGTCGCTCGGTTCGGCGACGTTGATGCTCGATGCGATGGGCAGCAAGGCGAAACCGCTGAACCTGCTCAAATCGATGATCCGCCGCTCGGGCGAGCCGGTGATCCGTCAGGCCGCGCTCGCCGCGATGAAGCTGCTCGGCCAGCAGTTCGTGATGGGCGAGACGATCGACGCCGCGGTCAAGCGCGCCGACAAGGAAAAGAGCGAGCTCGCGAGTTTCGACATGCTCGGCGAAGCGGCGCGCACAGCGGATGACGCGCTACGCTATTTCGACAGCTATGCCGCGGCGATCGCGCGCATCGGCAAGGGCGCGAAGCCTGGCGACCCGCATGCCAACCACGGCATTTCGATCAAGCTGTCGGCGCTCCACCCGCGCTACGAATATCTGCAAACAGCGCGCGTGCGCGATGAGCTGATCCCGCGCGTGATCGAACTCGCGAAGGCGGCGCGCGCGGTGAATATCCCGCTGATGATCGACGCCGAGGAAAGCGACCGGCTGGAACCGCATGTGGACGTGTTCGCGGCGCTGATCGACGCCGGTATCGCCGACGGCTGGACCGGGCTCGGCATCGTCATTCAGGCGTATCAGAAGCGCGCGCCGGCGGTGATCGACTGGCTCGCGAACCGCGCGCGGGCGCGCGGGGTCAAACTGTCGATGCGGCTCGTCAAGGGCGCCTATTGGGATACCGAGATCAAGCGCGCGCAGACGCTGGGCTTAAGCGACTTTCCTGTATTCACCGCCAAGCTGCACACCGACCTCAATTACATGCGCTGCGCGCAACTGCTGCGCGACTGCCAGGATTGCATCTATCCGGCGTTCGCGAGCCATAATGCGATGACGCTTGCGTTCGTCGCCGAGCTGTTCGCGGGCGCCGATTACGAGCTGCAGCGGCTGCACGGCATGGGCGAGGGCGCGCACGACGCGCTCGTCGCGCTCTTCCCGCCGCCGCGTCCGGTGCGCGTCTATGCGCCGGTCGGCACGCATCGCGATCTGCTTGCCTATCTCGTTCGCCGCCTGCTCGAAAATGGCGCCAACTCCAGCTTCGTGCATCAATTCTCCGACCCCGACGTCAGCGCCGAACAGCTTGCGGTCGACCCGCGCAGCGTCGCGAGCGCGGCGTCGTCAAACATTGCAACCGGGCTCGAATTATTCGAGCCGGCGCGGCGCAATTCGCGCGGCTACGACCTTGGCGATCCGGGCGTGCCCGAGGCGCTGGTCGCGGCGATCGGCGCGGCGCGGCGCGCGGACCTGGTCGCGGCGCCGATCGTCGGCGGCGTCGCGCGCAAGGGCAAGGCGGATCCGGTGCGCAATCCCGCGACGGGTGCGGTGGTCGGGCAGGTGATCGAGGCTGATGCCGCCACTGTCGCCGATGCCGTTGCTGCCGCGCGTAAAGCGCGGGACAATTGGAGCCTCGCGGGGGGCGCTTTCCGGGCCGGGCGGCTCGAACGCGCCGCCGACCTGCTCGAGGAGCATGACGCGCTCTTCCTCGGCCTCGCGATCGACGAGGCGGGCAAAACGCTCGTCGACGCGGTCGCCGAGGTGCGCGAGGCGGTCGATTTCCTCCGTTATTACGCCGCGCAGGCGCGCGCCGATTTCACCTATCCGGTCGCGCTTCCCGGCCCGACGGGCGAGCGCAACGAGCTGATGCTCGAAGGCAAGGGCGTGTTCGTTGCGATCAGCCCGTGGAACTTCCCGCTCGCGATCTTCTTGGGGCAGGTGTCGGCGGCGCTCGCCGCCGGCAATGCGGTGCTCGCGAAACCCGCCGAGCAGACGCCGCTGATCGCGCACGCCGCGGTCGAGCTGCTGCTCGAAGCGGGGATTCCGGGCGATGTGCTCCATTACCTCCCGGGCCGCGGCGAAACCGTCGGCGCGGCGCTGACAAGCCACGACGACATCATCGGCGTCGCCTTCACCGGATCGACCGAGGTCGCGCGAATGATCAACCGCAGCCTTGCGGGGCGCGACGGCCCGATCGCGACGCTGATCGCCGAAACGGGTGGCGCGAATGCGATGATCGTCGATTCGACCGCGCTTCCCGAACAGGTGGCGCGCGACGCCGTTGCCTCGGCTTTTCAATCGGCGGGCCAGCGCTGTTCGGCGCTGCGGCTGCTGTGCGTGCAGGACGATGTCGCTGACACGATGATCGAGATGGTGGCGGGCGCGATGGCCGAACTCAACGTCGGCGACCCGTCGATCCTTGCGACCGACGTCGGCCCGATTATCGACGACGAAGCGCAGGCCAACATCGCCGCCTATGTCGCCGAAGCGCGCGCCGCTGGGCGGGTGATCGCCGAGGCGACGCGAACCAACCTGCCCGCGGGCGGTCATTTCGTGCCGCCGGTGCTGATCCGGCTCGACCATGTCACCGATCTGAAGCGTGAGATTTTCGGCCCGGTTTTGCATGTCGCGACATGGAAAGGCGGCGAGCTCGACGCGCTGATCGACGCGATCAACGCCTCGGGCTATGGCCTGACGCTCGGCGTTCACACGCGCATCGACGGTGTGGCGGCGCGTGTCGCGGCGCGAGCGGCGGTCGGCAACGTCTATGTCAACCGCAACCAGATCGGTGCGATCGTCGGCTCGCAGCCCTTTGGCGGGCGCGGGCTGTCGGGGACGGGGCCCAAGGCAGGCGGCCCGCATTATCTGCACCGCTTCGCCGAGGAAAAGTCGATCTCGACCGACATCACCGCGGCGGGCGGCAATGCGGCGCTGATGGCGGGGTGA